The following are encoded together in the Deltaproteobacteria bacterium genome:
- a CDS encoding ABC transporter ATP-binding protein has product MSAAAIEAEHLAKHYGSTAALRDVNLSVQPGELFGLVGPDGAGKTTFLRLLACLLSPSGGRAAVDGVDVASAPAVVKSRIGYMSQRFSLSETLTVMENLLYVADVWGVAASVRRQRIGRLLEFSRLGPFQDRLTRNLSGGMKQKLSLATCLIHQPRILLLDEPTIGVDPLSRRDFWLILYDLLQEGSTILLSTPYMDEAERCGRVGFLLDGRVVACGPPAQLKADLGVVILDLRCAQPRRTRHALRRLAGFEHTVLFGERLHLTVPRAGLDAEALVRRVRAEGIAIEHWQVREPSLEDVFLAYTGQAEATPGAAGAGPI; this is encoded by the coding sequence ATGAGCGCCGCAGCGATTGAGGCCGAGCACCTCGCCAAGCACTACGGCAGCACCGCTGCCCTGCGTGACGTCAACCTGTCAGTGCAGCCGGGCGAGCTGTTCGGTCTGGTCGGGCCCGACGGTGCCGGCAAGACTACCTTCTTGCGGCTGTTGGCCTGCCTGCTGAGCCCCAGCGGCGGCCGCGCCGCGGTCGACGGCGTCGACGTCGCCAGTGCCCCGGCGGTGGTCAAGAGCCGCATCGGCTACATGTCGCAACGCTTCAGCTTGTCGGAGACACTCACAGTGATGGAGAATTTGCTCTACGTCGCCGACGTCTGGGGCGTGGCCGCGAGTGTCCGGCGCCAGCGCATCGGCCGCCTGCTCGAGTTCAGCCGCTTGGGGCCGTTTCAGGATCGCCTGACCCGCAACCTCTCGGGCGGGATGAAGCAGAAGCTCAGTCTCGCCACTTGCCTCATCCACCAGCCGCGCATCCTGCTGCTCGATGAGCCGACCATCGGCGTCGACCCGTTGTCACGGCGCGACTTCTGGCTGATCCTTTACGATCTGCTGCAAGAGGGCTCGACCATTCTGCTGTCGACGCCGTACATGGACGAGGCCGAGCGCTGCGGTCGCGTCGGCTTTCTGCTCGACGGCCGGGTGGTCGCCTGCGGGCCGCCGGCGCAGCTGAAGGCCGACCTCGGCGTGGTCATTCTCGATCTGCGCTGCGCCCAGCCGCGCCGGACCCGCCACGCCTTGCGCCGGCTTGCCGGCTTCGAGCACACGGTGCTGTTCGGCGAACGCCTGCACCTCACCGTGCCGCGTGCCGGGCTCGACGCCGAAGCGCTGGTGCGCCGGGTGCGGGCTGAGGGCATTGCGATTGAACACTGGCAGGTGCGCGAGCCGTCGCTCGAGGACGTGTTCCTGGCCTACACCGGCCAGGCCGAGGCGACGCCGGGCGCCGCCGGCGCGGGGCCGATCTGA